A window of the Trichoderma asperellum chromosome 4, complete sequence genome harbors these coding sequences:
- a CDS encoding uncharacterized protein (EggNog:ENOG41~SECRETED:SignalP(1-16)), with protein MRFFATATSLASVATAASISAGACASATANLQLGNQIIAEASTDISAAVSLAGGFHCPKGMAYSPWVKACDPQCDTSGAKVALSAFCAVSPTKFTKYDATHAWCQVALDTFTFCAEAEIEAEISALGLGIDLDVDLDISLTSSISTVLRGTSAGLAALYIEELAQAVVIFNTNAFGFAVVAADVEVSLTTSIFAQLSATACLLGVGKCQFDCVSYNTMGCHNYIDVVGALGGRLAGFVGVTILPDVILSLSSTKVYTNLVVKDLLCASLKLDTPLISQYKYTC; from the exons ATGCGTTTCTTCGCTACCGCcacctccttggcctccgtggccaccgccgccagcatCTCCGCCGGCGCCTGCGCTTCCGCCACCGCCAACCTCCAGCTCGGAAACCAGATCATCGCCGAGGCCTCGACCGACATCAGCGCCGCCGTCAGCCTCGCCGGCGGCTTCCACTGCCCCAAGGGCATGGCCTACAGCCCCTGGGTCAAGGCCTGCGA CCCCCAGTGCGATACCTCCGGCGCCAAAGTTGCCCTCTCCGCCTTCTGCGCCGTCTCGCCCACCAAGTTCACCAAATACGATGCCACCCACGCGTGGTGCCAGGTCGCGCTCGACACCTTCACCTTCTGCGCCGAGGCCGAGATCGAGGCCGAGATCTCCGCCCTCGGGCTCGGCATCGACCTGGACGTCGACCTTGACATCTCCCTGACGTCCTCCATCAGCACCGTCCTCCGCGGCACCTCTGCCGGCCTCGCCGCTCTGTACATCGAGGAGCTCGCCCAGgccgtcgtcatcttcaacaccAACGCTTTCGGCttcgccgtcgtcgctgcTGACGTCGAGGTGTCGCTGACCACCAGCATCTTCGCCCAGCTCTCGGCCACCGCCTGCCTGCTCGGCGTCGGAAAGTGCCAGTTCGACTGCGTTTCCTACAACACCATGGGCTGCCACAACTACATCGACGTCGTCGGTGCTCTCGGTGGCCGTCTTGCCGGCTTCGTCGGCGTTACTATCCTTCCTGATGTTATCCTTAGCCTCAGCTCTACCAAGGTTTACACCAACCTTGTTGTTAAGGATCTTCTGTGCGCCAGCCTTAAGCTCGATActcctctcatctctcaGTACAAGTACACTTGCTAA
- a CDS encoding uncharacterized protein (EggNog:ENOG41), translating into MEATLPAIAPIESNNEDTIMGDSPDATNIQLSPGISLSMENSCPPASIPRPPYTPQFSSASWILDRIKSTQGRPSSNLSLIMNNASHTTDGEKSEMDEKRDSSMSDTLPMPISPTRQPFNNVENIMAANSRLIGLKRKREQQGETDDFTQNTMSLPMPAPQPAVVLSTTATLSITPQSSYMMCSKCHQDSLEANNPLIPCGNCSQLWHQGCVPPSIIKEEEAQQLLRFTCPSCLGANERDAMDHTREGSHHQNELERRRSRNLAALNGDAVPAKPEHVGFWAGKASDTALTEYFYGKKKTDLLNILSFCDQLKPQLLVDIMVSVAKRHPDLPIFDSPNWNAETFSTVTAHRIKHSHQSARSATRPRHGHTILESRTKNKHKISKKMVKIAPVIQAEESPVMDDGDSLPPMWPKAGEGLYAKLSPEDEDRAFLLDDNDEEAFSHFGVDKFGKQIAIPVSA; encoded by the exons ATGGAGGCGACATTACCGGCTATTGCTCCAATTGAATCGAATAATGAGGATACCATCATGGGAGATTCACCTGATGCAACAAATATCCAATTATCTCCTGGTATCAGCCTCAGTATGGAGAATTCATGTCCGCCGGCATCGATACCACGACCTCCATATACACCTCAGTTTTCATCGGCTTCATGGATCTTGGATCGTATAAAGTCTACTCAGGGACGTCCAAGTTCGAATTTGTCACTTATAATGAACAATGCCTCTCACACTACAGATGGAGAAAAGAGTGAGATGGATGAGAAGCGGGATTCAAGCATGAGTGACACGCTACCAATGCCCATTTCGCCAACCCGCCAGCCATTCAACAACGTTGAGAATATCATGGCGGCAAACTCTCGTCTAATAGGATTGAAGAGAAAGCGAGAACAACAGGGTGAGACGGATGATTTCACCCAGAATACAATGTCACTTCCTATGCCTGCTCCACAGCCGGCGGTAGTACTATCCACAACAGCGACGCTGAGTATCACGCCGCAAAGCAGCTATATGATGTGCTCCAAGTGTCATCAAGACTCATTGGAAGCGAATAATCCACTCATTCCTTGCGGTAATTGTTCTCAATTATGGCACCAAGGCTGTGTGCCGCCATCGATAataaaagaggaggaggcacaGCAACTATTAAGGTTTACGTGCCCATCATGCTTGGGTGCGAATGAAAGAGATGCGATGGATCATACAAGAGAAGGCTCTCATCATCAGAATGAATTAGAAAGACGGCGATCCAGGAATTTGGCGGCTCTAAATGGAGATGCCGTTCCGGCCAAACCAGAGCATGTTGGTTTTTGGGCAGGAAAGGCATCGGATACGGCG TTAACGGAGTACTTTtatgggaagaagaagacagatttattaaatattttatcaTTCTGCGATCAGCTCAAACCACAGTTGCTGGTTGACATCATGGTTTCTGTTGCAAAGAGACATCCCGACCTACCAATCTTCGACTCTCCAAACTGGAATGCGGAAACATTCAGCACTGTCACAGCTCATAGGATAAAACACTCACACCAAAGTGCCCGGTCTGCTACACGGCCACGGCATGGACATACCATTCTAGAATCAAGAACCAAGAACAAGCACAAGATTTCTAAAAAGATGGTCAAGATAGCGCCAGTTATACAAGCTGAAGAATCACCAGTAATGGACGATGGTGATTCTCTCCCGCCAATGTGGCCAAAGGCCGGCGAAGGCCTGTATGCAAAACTTTctccagaagatgaagatcgAGCATTTTTGTTGGACGACAATGATGAGGAGGCATTTAGCCATTTTGGGGTGGACAAATTTGGCAAGCAAATAGCGATTCCTGTAAGTGCTTGA
- a CDS encoding uncharacterized protein (EggNog:ENOG41~TransMembrane:1 (o20-40i)), with the protein MERIMRLSRRELSQTTTTYIIIGVVVGVTCTAAVIAILIFTRRRGQKYSQLRKNSQLRKRRSSTIDRESYRKSMMSTFSEVDDAQRQAMIRKSLATRSSTMDLNVDAVSIRTTTTHPLEAQAAQTDIQSPQPQLPLPPPSRDEESSIGLKEDWKEWEARLNENYSPSLGLHPALSPRPALDSHPVFGPHPALGPRPAISHSRQSSNSSTASAGAYLLDASPPSQCHLGLSTNELDRRSLPPMTRPHSIVSVKSNRSLPSNYEVEHDPRTLHQSQQSRTR; encoded by the coding sequence ATGGAACGGATTATGAGACTCTCACGCCGTGAGTTGTCGCAGACAACCACAACATACATCATTATTGGTGTCGTCGTTGGTGTAACATGTACCGCCGCAGTCATCGCCATTCTCATATTCACGCGTCGGAGGGGACAAAAGTACAGCCAGCTGAGGAAGAACAGCCAGctaaggaagaggagatccAGCACCATTGATCGAGAGTCTTATAGGAAAAGCATGATGTCGACGTTTTCAGAGGTGGACGACGCTCAGAGGCAGGCCATGATTAGGAAATCGCTTGCGACTCGAAGCTCCACCATGGATTTGAACGTCGACGCTGTGTCAATACGGACAACTACCACGCATCCACTCGAAGCACAGGCCGCACAAACCGATATTCAGTCACCACAACCTCAGCTACCACTGCCCCCTCCATCGCGAGATGAAGAGTCGTCGATTGGCCTCAAGGAGGACTGGAAAGAATGGGAAGCGAGGCTCAACGAAAACTATTCCCCATCACTCGGCCTTCATCCAGCGCTCAGTCCTCGCCCAGCACTTGACTCTCATCCAGTATTTGGGCCCCATCCAGCACTGGGTCCCCGTCCAGCGATATCTCACTCGCGCCAGAGCTCGAATAGCTCGACTGCATCTGCTGGCGCATATCTCTTAGACGCAAGCCCACCATCTCAatgccatcttggcctttCCACAAATGAGCTCGACCGGCGCTCATTGCCTCCGATGACTAGGCCGCATTCCATTGTTTCCGTTAAATCCAACCGATCACTGCCGTCAAACTACGAAGTTGAACATGATCCGCGCACCCTCCATCAATCGCAACAATCGCGAACTCGTTAA
- a CDS encoding uncharacterized protein (BUSCO:EOG092D2LO5) produces MLPPTGGDANGGSFQEDLNNVLACPDCKEYPPNLIEEFSSGDMVCQSCGVVVGTRIIDTRSEWRTFANDDQGGDDPSRVGGPQDEFVEGQHLATTVAFSESKAHKALSRTQNNANQDKAQKGLMQAYKEIVALCEAIHMGANVSNAAKHIFKLVDKHKFMKGKPQEAVIAGCIFIACRQNNVPRTFREIFNLTSVSKKEVGRVFKQLQNFLQKIQDTEGESGTGLNTVTNYENTSVGAEDLCGRYVSQLGFKNQQKISKISRDLAEQATDISALAGRSPLSVAAACIYMACHLMGEPRSSAPIAKQTGVSDGTVKTAYKFLFAARDQLIKKEWLEEGGKMENIPQVQV; encoded by the coding sequence ATGCTTCCGCCGACGGGCGGAGATGCAAATGGAGGGTCGTTTCAGGAAGACCTGAACAATGTCCTTGCCTGCCCCGACTGCAAGGAGTACCCTCCGAACTTGATTGAGGAATTCTCGAGCGGAGACATGGTCTGCCAGAGCTGCGGTGTCGTCGTTGGCACACGCATCATCGATACTAGGTCTGAATGGCGTACGTTTGCCAATGACGACCAAGGTGGCGATGATCCGAGTCGTGTCGGCGGACCGCAGGACGAGTTCGTCGAAGGCCAGCATCTAGCCACCACTGTTGCCTTTTCTGAATCTAAGGCTCACAAGGCTTTGTCCCGTACCCAAAACAATGCCAATCAAGACAAGGCTCAAAAGGGTTTAATGCAGGCCTACAAGGAGATTGTTGCACTCTGCGAGGCTATTCATATGGGAGCCAACGTTTCCAACGCGGCCAAGCATATCTTTAAGCTCGTTGACAAGCACAAGTTTATGAAGGGCAAGCCTCAGGAGGCCGTCATTGCCGGGTGCATCTTTATTGCATGCCGACAAAACAATGTGCCTCGAACGTTCCGAGAAATCTTCAACCTCACTAGTGTCAGCAAGAAGGAAGTCGGTAGGGTCTTTAAGCAGCTACAAAACTTTTTGCAAAAGATTCAAGATACCGAAGGCGAGAGCGGTACCGGATTGAATACCGTCACCAACTACGAAAATACCTCTGTTGGTGCCGAAGATCTCTGTGGTCGTTACGTGTCCCAGCTGGGCTTCAAGAACCAGCAAAAGATATCCAAAATCTCCCGAGATCTCGCGGAGCAGGCTACCGATATCTCGGCTCTGGCAGGCCGATCGCCCCTGTCTGTTGCGGCCGCTTGCATCTACATGGCGTGCCATCTTATGGGAGAGCCACGGTCATCGGCCCCCATTGCCAAGCAGACTGGCGTGAGCGATGGCACGGTTAAAACCGCTTACAAGTTCCTCTTTGCGGCCCGCGATCAGCTGATCAAGAAAGAATGGCTCGAGGAGGGTGGCAAGATGGAGAATATCCCGCAAGTTCAAGTCTAG